AAGAATATACGGGCGATGAGCTTACCGACGGCTCTTGCGCCAGCTCACCCGATGCAAGTTCGGCAGGCCACGGAACTCACGTTACGGGCATTGCCGCAGGTGCCAACGCAACTTACACAGGAGTTGCGCCGAGTTCCAAGATCATTTCCGTGCAATTGAACGAGCCTTCTCTCAAAGGGAGCACCTATAATGCGTATCTTACGGCGCTCTCGACCAGCGTCGCCGACGGCGTCAATTACATATTCAGAAAGGCCCAGGCCCAGTCGCCAAAGATGCCTGCTGTTGTTAATCTTTCCATCGGCACATCGCTCGGTGCGCACGATGGGACATCGCTTTTTGAAAGCTCGCTCGACGGCCTTTTAACGGAGAGCGGCACCACCGAAAAAGAGGGACGCGCGATAGTCAACGCCGCAGGGAACGAGAACGCCGGGATACTTGAGAGCTCTACCTATGCAGGCATCCACGCCACGATAAGCCAGTCTTCCGGCGGTTATGCCTACGAGTTCCTTGGCGGTTATCAGAGCGGTTACGACCCTGTTTTATACTTTGGCGGCACATACGTCGATATCTGGCTCGCAAGCGGTAGTAGCTGTACCATCGGGATAAACGCATATAAGGGGAGTACGCCTGTTTATCAAATGACTCCGATCTCGGCGGGCGGCTCCAACCAGAGCGAGCCGGTAGGCGACGGCGTTGTGAGCATGTACGTAAATTTCACCGACTCCCCGAACGCCTTGAATGGAAAACAGCACGCCATAGCCAAGGTCACGGCGTCCACATCATCGATACTTGGCCAGTATTCGTTCGACCTTGTATTCACCGGCGCCTGCACCGGCAACGCCTGGCTATACTATGACAGTGTCTACTATAATATCTTTACCTATGCCTTTAACCTCTACGGCACCAACGATGCCTTGGGTTACACATATGTAAACGGTGACAGCAATTACACAATGACAATACCGGCCACCGCCAACAAAGTGGTTGCCGTCGGTTCATACATGGCACGTGACGCGTGGACCAGCCTTGCCGGCACACAGTATCAGAAAAGTCTTACACACAGCATCGTGGACGATCTTTCAACGTTCACGAGTCTCGGCCCCACGGCAGATAACAGGACCAAGCCGGAGGTGACGGCGCCGGGAGAACCTATCGTTTCCACGATGGCGAGCACGGTCTCGGCATCAGACAGCCAGAAAGGCGACACCACACATTACAAGATGCAAGGGTCGTCCATGGCATCGCCGCACGTTGCGGGGACCGTTGCGCTCATGCTCAATAAGAACGGATGCCTAAAGGCGGCCACGATCAAGAACTTTCTTGAGACATATGCCGATACAGATTCCTTTACCGGTTCCGTTCCCAATAACAGCTGGGGCTACGGCAAATTGAATGCGGCGGATTCTGTTACGAACGTTACCGCCGCGACCTGTGCCCCCAACAACCCCAGTGAGGACGGTACGACCGGCTCCTGTGACACGGATTCTGACTGCGAATATGGAAAAATATGCCAGAGCAATATCTGCGTTGTCAGAAGCTGTACGACAGACGACGATTGCGAGAGCGGCCAGACCTGCACCAGCGGAACGTGTACATCTTCCTCCTCAAGCGGCGGATGCGGTGCGGACATCGGAGAAAAATCCGGTAACGGGTCGGTTTTTGTTGCCTTATTCGGCATATTCTGTTTTATCATTACCTTGTATGGAACGGCGGCGTACAAAAAAAACAGATCCAAATAAGATAACGGATGTCGGTATCTTTTGTAAGCTCACTTCATCTCAACACAAAGAGAAACGGGAGATGCTTTCAACTCCGGTTGAACCCATCGATCTCTGCGCGGTGAATGGGATCGACGACCTTGTCACGGCCTTCAGGGGCGCGTCCATTCAGGCGAGAAGGATAGGCGAATGCGCCGAAGTTTGGGAGAAGATGGCGACCGACAAGGACCGCCCGACGATCATTTTGGGCCTAGCGGGCCCTTTGATAGCCGCAGGCCTCCGTAAGGTCATCCGCGACCTTATTGATTTCAATCTTGTTGATGCCATAGTTTCTACCGGCGCGATAATGTATCAGGACTATTATCAGGCAAAGGGCTACATGCATTATGTCGGCAGCCCCGACGCCGACGACACGAAGCTTCGCGATCTATACATCGACCGCATCTACGACACCTATGTTGATGAATCAAAGTTCTGGGAGACCGATTGTGGCATCGGCAAATTTGCGGACTCCCTAAAGCCTGGGAATTATTCGAGCAGGATGTTTTTGAAAGCCCTCTCTGAAACGGTGGATGACGATCAGTCGATATTGGTTACCGCCCGCAAATGCGGTATTCCCATATTTGCCCCCGCAATTAATGATTCAAGCATAGGGATCGGCCTTACCGAGCATTACAACAGATGTCTCAAGGAAGGCCGCAAGGGCGTTACCATAGATTCCATACAGGATAATTATGAACTGACCCAGGTGGTCGTTAAATCCAAATGCACCTCGGCTGTTTACATTGCCGGTGGCGTTCCAAAGAATTTTATAAACGACTCGGTCGTCATGAGCTACATCTTTGACAAGGATACCGGCGGCCACCGCTACGCTATCCAATTAACCACCGACGTTCCTCACTGGGGAGGTCTCTCCGGTTCCACACTTTCAGAGGCCACAAGCTGGGGGAAGGTGAGCAAGGAGGCCACGCATCAGATGGCCTTCGTTGAACCGTCGGTCAGTCTTCCGCTGGTCGCAGGATATTTGCTCAAAAAAGAATCTGGAAAAGATCGTCCGAGAATAGTCTATGAGTGGAGCCCGCCGAACTTGAACGGCATCAGTTTTAAATAGACCTGTCTGCCTTGAATATCCGCCTTATCTCAAGCATGTCTTTATCGTGGGTTCCGCCTGAAAGATCGGGATAACACCACGGAAGGGGATTATATTTTCCCTTTGCGTAGTACATGAGGAGGTCTGCGTAGCACCCTTTGGCTATCGCTATGCGGTGAGCGGCGAACTTGTTAGAGGCAAGGACTATCTTGAAATGATCGATGTAGCCGGGGTCTAGGTTAACAAGCCTCCTGTTGCTCACCTTGAACTTTTCCTCGACCTTGATCGCCATCTCCTTTATCTTGTAAAGCTGTTCAGGCGGGATAAGGTCTTTGAATGATACAAAGGAGCGAAAGAGATTTTCACCCATTTCGTTGGAATAGATGTTCGAGCTGAACGAATACCACTGCGAAACGTAGTCGATCTCTCCGAGCTTGTCGGACAATAGGTGAGTCGAATGGTCCCTGAGGTCCTTATCAGATGTTAAGACGCCGACTATTATTTTGACCGGAGCCGAGCCTTGCATATATAATGCGATAATGCTACCTTAGCTATCGTGCAATCGTCAAGAAATATCCGTTCATGGTGAGCATGCCGAGTCATGAACGAAATATTCGTTCTTCGGCAAGCTCCCGCCAAGAGGCAGGCGGGCAGACAGGATGATCGGGTTTTGAAATGAAAAAATCGCTTCTGATAATAATATTATTAATATTAAGCGTTCACGCACAGGCGAGCGTCTCTTCCATCTTTGGAGAGATAGAGGCGCTTGGCAAGAAGTGGAAAAGCTTTGCCCCGTGTCAGAAACTGTTCGTTCTTGGTTATTCGTCCTACCGGGAAGGGAGCTTGAATGATGCCAGGAAATATCTAAAGGAGTGTGATGGCGAATATCCGCTGCTTCAAAAATATATCACGAACATGCTGATGAAGATAGAGACAGGTGGCGAGCGTTTTAATTATACGGATGTCGCCACCGAGACCGCCAAGAGGATGAAGGTCCTTGAGGGGATGCCAAAGACACCCGAGAATCAATATGACCTTGCCAAGGCATATTTTAAAGGCAGACGCTTTGACGTCGCGGCCGGGCTCTTTAAAAAGACCTCCGAATATAAGCAATGCCGCCTCGGCTCACTTGAATACCTTGGCACATCCCTTGCCCGTCTGGAGAGATATGCCGAGGCAATTCTTGTGCATGAGGAGGTAATGGAGCTTTACCCCAAGGCAAAGGAGACAAGGACCAAGGCCCTTTTTAAGATAGGGTTCTTGTATCTTGACGGCGGACATTACGAAAAGGCCGGCGAAACTTTCGAGCGCCTGCAAAGGTTGTCGTCGCGTTATCAAAAGGATCAGGTAAGCTGGTATCTGGCGTGGTGCGCCTATAAGAGCGGTAAATACAAAGAGGCGATCTCTAGATTTGCGGTTTTGAAAAAGAAAGGTTCTAACAAGTATAGGGACAGGGCAAATTTCTGGCGCGGCGTTTCTCTGGAAAAAGCAGGAAAGGTTTCAGAGGCGAGGTCCGTTTACGGGGACATTCTTTCACACCAGCCATCCGGTTATTATGGCATCCTTGCATCCAGGAAGTTAAACACCTGTTTCCCCATCTCCTTAGGCGATGAAGATGAGCCAACGAACGGCGAAAACAACGATGTCTCCGATATCGACGGCGACATTGAAGGTCTGGAAGTAGCATACGAGTTGGATAAGTTAGGGCTTGGCGAACTTGTGAGCCAGGAACTCTCCGACTACTTTGCGGCAAATAAGAGGAAGATGGTCAATTGGCAGGAGGCATACAACCTTGCCAAGAGGAACGACTCATGGGACGTTGTGAACAGGCTGGCCAGAGGCCGCTTTAGTCACGACGCATCGACAAAGGGTCAGAAATGGGTCCTTGAGGGGGCGTATCCCAAGGCCTATAAGCATTTGATCAATGATGCGACCACAAGACACAAGGTAGAACCAATATTTGCGTGGTCGATTATGAGGGAAGAGTCTGTCTTTAAACCACAGGCGGTTTCTTCTTCGGGGGCCGTGGGTCTCATGCAACTGATGCCTTTTACCGCAGAGCGAATGCTGGGGAAACAGGGTTTTAGTGTCGAAAAACTCCTTGTCCCGCGTCACAACATAGAGGCCGGCGTCGGTTACTTAGGTTTTCTTACCAAACATTATAATAACAATCTCTTCTATTCCGCCGCCGCCTATAACGCCGGCGAAGAGGCGGTGGACAGATGGCTTGCCAGCGAAAGGGAAGAGTTAAAGGCTGAAGGCGTTGCCGCGATATCCGATGAAGAGTTCGTAGAAGAGATACCCTACAAAGAGACCAATGATTACGTCAAAAGGGTGATGCGTTCATATTGGATATATCAGGAGATGTATGGATCTGCCGGTAAGTGAAGTGAAGCGTCACTGACATGGCCGCCACGTTGAACGTTCTTCCAATAGGTCACAGAATATGCTAGCATAGGACCCTATGCTGGACAGAATTTTCAAATATGAGGGGCAGGAGCGTTTCAAGGCTCGTTTATATTCTAGCTTGTTTGTTCGCGCTTCGTTATATATTCTTGTGACCTAGCAGGATGGGGGTTCAATTTATGGCAGACGAAAAAAAACCGGGGGCGATAGGGGGGCAAAAAGATGCTTCTTCCGCCGATAGGACGGAGGCAGATAGAAGTCTTTTTAGCACGGTCGATCAAACGCGGGCCGGACAGACCCAAAAGGGGGCGGGAGGTGACACACGCCTTTCCGACAGCGGCTTTTTGAGGGTGCCGCCTCGTCTTAACCAGATACTTCAGGCCTTTCAGTCGCGCGCCGAAGGGGCCATGCAGGCCTTTCGTCTTCCCGGAAGCAACAAGGTGGTCCACGATAACCGGGAGCAGACAGGCAAGGGAGATGCAAAAGATGCCAAGGGCCGAGATGATAAGCATATTCATAGGGAGGGCGTTCGGGACAAGTCAGAAAAGAATATCAGGATAAGAGAAGGGAAGGCCGAGGAGGTGAAAGAAAAGACGTACGAGAATTACCTTGCCATTCGTCAGATGGTGGCGAATGAAAAGATGCCGGAGGCAAAGTCGAAAGAGAGGCAGCTTTCGGATTTCGAAAAACTGCTTATTGAACGTTTTGAAAAGTCAAAGAAGATAGAAGAGGCCGGCAAAGAAGGTAAGACCAGTTTTCTTGCCAAGACCGTTGAACAGTGGCGCTCGTTCTTCGACAAGTTCATGCACCGCACCGCCAAAAAGTCGGCTGAGCTTACCGATATACAGCAGTTCCTCTACCGCGGGATGGT
Above is a genomic segment from Deltaproteobacteria bacterium CG11_big_fil_rev_8_21_14_0_20_49_13 containing:
- a CDS encoding GTP-binding protein, which codes for MQGSAPVKIIVGVLTSDKDLRDHSTHLLSDKLGEIDYVSQWYSFSSNIYSNEMGENLFRSFVSFKDLIPPEQLYKIKEMAIKVEEKFKVSNRRLVNLDPGYIDHFKIVLASNKFAAHRIAIAKGCYADLLMYYAKGKYNPLPWCYPDLSGGTHDKDMLEIRRIFKADRSI